One window of Silene latifolia isolate original U9 population unplaced genomic scaffold, ASM4854445v1 scaffold_429, whole genome shotgun sequence genomic DNA carries:
- the LOC141639532 gene encoding uncharacterized protein LOC141639532, with protein sequence MPGRRMIWNVLDTISWCARELQKWKGVSIGKILRDLNRKRRHLSKLNESVRTVDNVKERKSVVKDINNLLRQEETFWRQRSRALWLKDGDRNTKYFHRKGGQRKQKNKIWKGTGGEKDVKAAAVDFFRKLFQSSHPSVSDDILEDVRGRVTEEMNVCFRAEYKGDEVVEALNQMHPLKALGPDGMNELFYQT encoded by the coding sequence ATGCCTGGGAGGAGAATGATTTGGAATGTATTGGACACAATATCATGGTGTGCGAGGGAGCTACAGAAATGGAAGGGGGTTAGCATTGGAAAAATTCTACGGGACTTGAACCGAAAAAGGAGACATTTGTCAAAGTTGAATGAGAGTGTTAGGACGGTGGACAATGTGAAAGAGAGGAAGAGTGTTGTGAAGGATATTAATAATCTACTTCGACAAGAAGAAACTTTCTGGCGACAAAGGTCAAGGGCTCTATGGTTAAAGGATGGTGATCGAAATACTAAGTACTTTCATCGTAAGGGTGGGCagagaaaacaaaaaaataagatATGGAAGGGTACGGGAGGGGAGAAAGATGTGAAAGCAGCGGCAGTGGATTTCTTTAGAAAGCTTTTTCAGTCGTCGCACCCGAGTGTGTCCGATGATATTTTGGAGGATGTTCGGGGCCGAGTAACAGAGGAGATGAATGTGTGCTTTAGGGCCGAGTATAAGGGGGATGAGGTGGTAGAGGCTCTTAATCAGATGCATCCGCTGAAGGCGCTAGGTCCGGATGGGATGAATGAGTTATTTTATCAGACTTAA
- the LOC141639533 gene encoding uncharacterized protein LOC141639533, whose amino-acid sequence MVLGILNGGEFPAALNSTHIVLIPKKKAPDKFVDYRPISLCNVLYKLISKVLENHLKLFLARLVSENQSAFTPGRMISDNIMIAFEMFYYMKNSRGGGGHMALKLDMAKAYDHVEWVFLRRVLVVIGFDGGWVYNVMSCVESVSFEVLINGSPSNVSVPERELRQGDPFSPYLFIICAEVLSSLIRRKVEVTVLHGIQIAPQAPIICHLFFADDSIIFVKANENQAREVLNILTSYEEASGQLVSKEKTTVSFSRGTRTRRKELVAVVLGVQVVSEQAALGSNPSYTWGSVCEAKTVLDLGLRRCIGNGESIRVWLDPWIPGTETRRVLSPRGEVAANLRVSELMVEGEVRWDRNKVETFFLPFEAKRVMQIRLSELPRADDWCWDHEKNAEYTLKSGYRLLFEKSEVEGEQSDFTRDRWLWKAIWRVPVIPRIKAFMWQLCNDALPTKANIAARLGLADGSCPRCPSNMETCLHVVRGCGWGDEIWEAMSIEVDRNIGIVRVREWVEDMSREMEERERVKFMTICSVIWEKRNKMVFERERWLKESVIRRRKDLIWEMKSFVGW is encoded by the exons ATGGTATTGGGCATTTTGAACGGAGGTGAGTTTCCAGCTGCGCTTAATAGTACTCATATTGTTTTAATCCCAAAAAAGAAAGCCCCTGACAAATTTGTGGATTACCGGCCAATTAGTTTATGTAATGTTTTATATAAGCTCATCTCAAAAGTCCTTGAAAACCATCTGAAATTGTTCTTAGCGAGGCTGGTTTCGGAGAATCAAAGTGCTTTTACGCCAGGTAGAATGATCTCTGATAATATTATGATTGCTTTTGAGATGTTCTATTACATGAAGAATTCGAGAGGTGGTGGAGGGCATATGGCTTTGAAGTTAGATATGGCTAAAGCATATGACCATGTTGAATGGGTTTTTCTGAGGCGGGTTTTGGTTGTGATTGGGTTTGATGGAGGTTGGGTTTATAATGTGATGAGTTGTGTTGAGTCGGTGTCTTTTGAGGTGCTCATTAACGGGTCTCCTTCGAATGTTTCTGTCCCTGAGAGAGAACTTCGCCAGGGAGATCCCTTCTCgccatatttatttattatttgtgcCGAGGTTCTATCTAGTTTGATCCGTCGCAAAGTGGAGGTCACTGTTTTACATGGTATTCAAATTGCTCCTCAGGCCCCAATTATTTGCCATTTATTTTTCGCGGATGATAGTATTATTTTTGTGAAGGCAAATGAGAATCAGGCACGAGAGGTGCTTAATATTCTGACTAGCTATGAGGAAGCCTCAGGTCAGTTGGTGAGTAAGGAGAAAACGACGGTCTCTTTCAGTAGGGGCACGAGGACACGAAGAAAGGAGCTGGTTGCAGTTGTCTTGGGTGTTCAAGTGGTCAGCGAACAAG CTGCCTTGGGTAGTAATCCGAGCTACACATGGGGGAGCGTTTGCGAGGCAAAAACAGTACTGGATTTGGGGTTAAGACGGTGCATAGGGAATGGTGAAAGTATAAGGGTGTGGTTAGACCCGTGGATCCCGGGAACTGAGACCAGGCGTGTATTGTCGCCTAGGGGAGAGGTCGCTGCGAATTTGCGGGTCTCAGAGTTGATGGTGGAAGGTGAAGTGAGATGGGATAGAAATAAGGTGGAGACATTTTTTCTACCTTTTGAAGCGAAACGTGTTATGCAAATACGGTTGAGTGAGTTGCCTAGGGCGGATGATTGGTGTTGGGATCATGAGAAGAATGCTGAGTATACGCTGAAGTCGGGTTATCGATTGTTGTTCGAGAAAAGTGAAGTGGAGGGTGAACAGTCAGATTTTACGAGGGATAGGTGGTTGTGGAAGGCAATTTGGCGTGTACCAGTAATTCCAAGAATCAAGGCTTTTATGTGGCAATTATGTAATGATGCTCTCCCGACTAAGGCAAATATTGCAGCTCGACTGGGTTTGGCTGATGGTTCTTGTCCTAGGTGCCCAAGCAATATGGAGACTTGTCTCCATGTTGTTAGGGGCTGTGGGTGGGGGGATGAGATATGGGAGGCTATGAGTATAGAGGTGGATAGGAACATCGGGATTGtgcgggtgagggagtgggtggaaGATATGTCGAGGGAAATGGAGGAGCGTGAAAGGGTGAAATTCATGACAATTTGTTCGGTGATATGGGAAAAGCGGAATAAGATGGTTTTTGAAAGGGAGAGGTGGTTAAAGGAGAGTGTTATAAGGAGGCGTAAAGATTTAATATGGGAGATGAAGTCTTTCGTCGGATGGTGA
- the LOC141639534 gene encoding uncharacterized protein LOC141639534, whose translation MEGVGVGLGACRRDSEGGLVWAVAVQEVECREVSVIEAEAILLGLKEARRMGMRSITIESDCLGVVEDLKKKLRVRSELCLIYDDILNISASFDSVLFTYVSRNFNRLAHLVSHAMPWHVGRRFWMSDYPLNFVDVASSDLRGMN comes from the coding sequence ATGGAGGGAGTTGGGGTGGGGCTTGGGGCATGTCGTCGGGATAGTGAGGGAGGTCTGGTGTGGGCCGTGGCGGTTCAGGAGGTAGAGTGTAGGGAGGTATCAGTGATAGAAGCTGAAGCGATACTACTGGGACTCAAGGAAGCAAGAAGGATGGGAATGCGGAGTATTACGATTGAAAGCGACTGTCTTGGAGTGGTCGAAGATTTGAAGAAAAAGCTACGTGTAAGAAGTGAACTTTGTCTCATTTACGATGATATTTTGAATATTAGTGCTAGTTTTGATTCGGTTTTATTTACATATGTTAGTAGGAATTTTAATAGGCTTGCCCATCTAGTGTCTCATGCTATGCCTTGGCATGTTGGTAGGCGCTTTTGGATGAGTGACTATCCGTTGAACTTTGTCGATGTTGCATCTTCTGATTTGCGTGGAATGAATTAA